The Pedobacter mucosus genome window below encodes:
- a CDS encoding triple tyrosine motif-containing protein: MNKFILSILILFISFKLYGQDLLGIPQIVSYNNEQYNGGIQNWDVIQDKAGILYFGNNEGLLTFNGKYWNLFRLPNYTAVRSIAIDSKNRIYVGGQDEFGYFFPNEQGILKYTSLLSLLPMEMRKLADLWDISIYHDEVFFRSTNAVLHYKDGKIKSYKPNSNWLYLGAANNKIFAQQKGTGLMVFEKDSWKPFCVDATLNQSSITAIMPYNGDTLLVSTLKKGLYFIVKQKLTPFKTNLDAVFINDRIFIATKINKNLYAIGTTSGGVYMMDKLGNLVQKYNYREGLQNNNVRGILLDHDKNMWLALDDGIAYVAINSAIKNIFPDRNKQTTSYAFSKFKESLYIGTSNGLYVTKLSPNKKDLSYSTINFEEVKNTKGQVWGLNEVNNQLLMAHEDGTLVIDGNIASSLYALPGTWIFQPMDNIYPSKDVIAGTYSGLQKLNYVNGTFENAGKLTGIDETLRFIVTDNNHPNTIWSSHPYHGIYKIELKPDHKSILKTNLYTEKDGLPFSLYNYVFHIKNRLVVSTVKGVYEFDEQRNRFVKSALFGNALNEISIQYLKEDNEGNVWFVTNKKVGVIDFRKPTKSNLFSIFYLPELDGKVVGGFESIYALDDKNIFIGANKGAYHINYDKYILNITKPNVVLGNIKLLAKKDSVVFGGYFLAKNSYAKKQDASQIPEYTYDLNSIHFEYSSTLFEHYKNIKFSYQLVGFDYEWSAWNVKSEKDYTNLPAGKYTFNVKSRTDIGNESDIKSFTFTVLPAWYNSIWMRILYLVMAGVLIWLIIKWQKSKYEKGKARMSYLHQLELERNEKEIVRLQNEKLEADVNYKNKELSSMTIHLLQRGKVLAKIKEVISAVIKDQDISERSPSFRHLIRLIKDVEKKDQELDHLSVHFNHINSEFFNKLKDEYPDLSQNDLKFCAYLSMNLSSKEMAQLMNVTIKAIEVGRYRLRKKLQLKSETNLYQFLIEKSKQKAV; encoded by the coding sequence ATGAATAAATTTATACTTAGCATTTTAATCTTATTTATCAGCTTTAAATTATATGGTCAGGACCTTTTAGGTATACCGCAAATTGTAAGTTATAATAATGAACAATACAATGGCGGCATCCAAAATTGGGATGTTATTCAGGATAAAGCTGGCATTTTATATTTCGGCAATAACGAAGGTTTACTAACTTTTAATGGTAAGTATTGGAACCTTTTCAGATTGCCAAATTACACGGCTGTTCGTTCAATCGCCATTGATTCAAAAAATAGAATTTATGTTGGCGGACAAGATGAATTTGGTTACTTTTTTCCAAACGAACAGGGCATTTTAAAATACACTTCTTTACTTTCCCTTTTACCGATGGAAATGAGAAAATTAGCTGATTTATGGGATATTTCCATATATCATGATGAGGTTTTTTTTAGATCTACCAATGCGGTTCTGCATTATAAAGATGGAAAGATAAAAAGCTATAAGCCAAATTCTAATTGGCTGTATTTGGGCGCCGCAAATAACAAAATCTTTGCGCAGCAAAAAGGAACAGGTTTAATGGTTTTTGAAAAAGATAGTTGGAAACCATTTTGTGTAGATGCGACATTAAATCAGTCATCCATAACCGCTATTATGCCATATAATGGTGATACACTATTGGTGTCAACATTAAAAAAAGGACTATATTTTATTGTAAAGCAAAAACTAACGCCCTTTAAAACTAATTTGGATGCCGTTTTTATTAATGATCGTATTTTTATTGCAACAAAAATTAATAAGAATTTATATGCAATAGGCACCACTTCTGGAGGAGTTTATATGATGGATAAACTCGGAAATCTGGTTCAGAAATATAATTATAGAGAGGGCTTACAAAATAACAATGTTAGGGGGATTTTGCTTGATCATGACAAAAACATGTGGTTGGCTTTGGATGATGGCATTGCTTATGTAGCTATAAATAGCGCTATAAAAAATATTTTTCCTGATAGAAATAAACAAACCACCAGTTATGCTTTTAGCAAATTTAAAGAGTCGCTATATATCGGAACTTCAAACGGATTATATGTAACTAAACTTAGCCCAAATAAAAAAGATCTAAGCTATTCGACTATAAATTTTGAAGAAGTAAAAAACACAAAAGGTCAGGTTTGGGGTTTAAATGAAGTTAACAATCAGTTGTTAATGGCGCATGAAGATGGAACTTTAGTAATCGATGGAAATATAGCATCATCACTTTATGCCCTACCTGGCACTTGGATTTTCCAACCTATGGATAATATTTATCCGAGCAAAGATGTTATTGCTGGTACTTATTCTGGATTGCAAAAGTTAAATTACGTTAATGGCACCTTCGAAAATGCTGGGAAACTCACAGGAATAGACGAAACTTTGAGGTTTATTGTAACCGATAATAATCATCCCAACACCATTTGGTCATCACATCCTTATCATGGCATTTACAAAATAGAACTAAAGCCTGACCATAAAAGCATTTTAAAAACAAACTTATACACGGAAAAAGATGGCCTGCCTTTTAGCCTTTACAATTATGTTTTTCATATCAAAAATAGATTGGTTGTTAGCACCGTAAAGGGTGTTTATGAATTTGATGAGCAACGTAATCGATTTGTTAAATCTGCCTTATTTGGAAACGCACTTAACGAAATCTCAATTCAATATTTAAAGGAAGATAATGAAGGTAACGTTTGGTTTGTTACCAATAAAAAGGTAGGCGTAATTGATTTTAGAAAACCAACGAAATCAAATCTTTTCAGCATTTTCTATCTGCCAGAATTAGATGGAAAAGTAGTTGGTGGTTTTGAATCTATTTATGCTTTAGACGATAAAAATATTTTTATCGGGGCTAATAAAGGTGCTTACCACATTAATTATGATAAATATATTTTGAATATAACTAAGCCTAACGTAGTGCTAGGCAATATAAAATTACTCGCCAAAAAAGACAGCGTGGTTTTTGGAGGATACTTTTTGGCGAAAAATAGTTATGCTAAAAAACAAGATGCAAGCCAGATTCCAGAATATACCTATGATTTAAATTCGATTCATTTTGAATATTCTTCAACACTTTTTGAGCATTATAAAAATATTAAATTCAGCTATCAGCTTGTTGGGTTTGATTATGAATGGTCAGCCTGGAATGTTAAAAGTGAAAAAGATTACACCAATCTTCCAGCAGGAAAATATACTTTCAACGTAAAATCCAGAACGGATATTGGAAACGAATCTGATATTAAAAGTTTCACTTTTACAGTTTTACCTGCTTGGTACAATTCTATTTGGATGCGTATTTTATACCTTGTAATGGCTGGCGTACTGATTTGGCTAATTATAAAATGGCAAAAAAGCAAGTATGAAAAAGGTAAAGCCCGAATGAGTTATCTGCATCAATTAGAATTGGAAAGAAATGAAAAAGAAATCGTACGCCTTCAAAACGAAAAGCTTGAAGCTGATGTAAATTATAAAAATAAGGAACTTTCCAGCATGACTATTCATTTGCTGCAACGAGGTAAAGTTTTAGCCAAAATTAAAGAAGTTATTTCTGCTGTGATCAAAGATCAAGATATATCAGAACGTTCGCCAAGTTTTCGACACCTGATTCGGTTGATAAAAGATGTAGAAAAGAAAGATCAGGAACTCGATCATTTAAGCGTTCATTTTAACCACATTAATAGCGAGTTTTTTAACAAGTTGAAGGATGAATATCCAGATCTAAGTCAGAACGACCTTAAGTTTTGTGCATATCTATCTATGAATTTATCTTCTAAAGAAATGGCTCAATTGATGAATGTAACTATTAAGGCAATTGAAGTTGGCAGATATCGCCTTCGAAAGAAATTACAATTGAAATCTGAGACAAATTTATACCAGTTCTTAATCGAAAAAAGCAAACAAAAGGCGGTTTAA
- a CDS encoding carboxylesterase/lipase family protein, which produces MKKLLLAFLFSSLCIFNSWAQSAHTLKISNGYLRGQKEGNVLVFKGVPYAEPPVGKLRFKAPEKKLAWIDTLNCTSFTNPAAQFNGKTGVVGNEDCLSLNIYTPQITGKSKLPVLVWVHGGSLTAGSGSGQNGHAFADTDSVVTITINYRLGVFGFLYMGDVDDNYKTSGNNGLQDLIMSLSWIKENVASFGGDPNRVTVMGESAGAKLASTLLLNPKARNLYDQLILESGGVQCVRDSTTAKAIRARILKVLNLKSPKDLLNCSTEQLITAQNKVCNGAQGTNYFGPVLDGQIITNDAYEYIKNNPDTKKRFLIGTNKVESKLFINMDKRLNKPKKKVLFDWFGNNSHLVLKQFKKAKKTIGQDSAAKMVLTQYMYTMHSYRLADLLSQTNNNVWMYRFDYSKDGKGASHADELAYVWYLPNQKSLNINSNLAVEIHQNWVNFIRGKGPQKEWSNLKSYKPIMVFDQVSKFEYPATIFNDLKYPTAGFILN; this is translated from the coding sequence ATGAAGAAATTACTTTTAGCTTTTTTATTTTCAAGCCTGTGTATTTTCAACAGTTGGGCACAAAGCGCTCACACTTTGAAAATCTCTAACGGATATTTGAGAGGCCAAAAAGAAGGCAATGTTTTAGTTTTTAAAGGTGTTCCGTATGCAGAACCGCCTGTAGGAAAATTGCGTTTTAAAGCACCCGAAAAAAAGTTAGCCTGGATTGATACGCTAAATTGTACTTCATTTACAAATCCTGCAGCCCAATTTAATGGAAAAACGGGTGTAGTGGGAAATGAAGATTGTTTAAGCTTAAATATTTATACACCACAAATTACAGGGAAAAGTAAACTGCCTGTTTTAGTTTGGGTACATGGTGGCTCATTAACAGCGGGTTCTGGTTCTGGCCAAAACGGACATGCGTTTGCTGATACCGATAGCGTAGTTACCATTACGATAAATTATCGCCTCGGTGTTTTCGGATTTCTTTATATGGGCGATGTTGATGATAATTATAAAACCAGTGGAAATAATGGCCTGCAAGATTTAATCATGTCATTAAGCTGGATTAAAGAGAATGTGGCTTCGTTTGGTGGTGATCCAAATCGAGTAACCGTTATGGGTGAATCTGCTGGAGCAAAATTAGCCAGCACTTTACTTTTAAATCCTAAAGCAAGAAATCTTTATGATCAATTAATTTTAGAAAGTGGCGGTGTTCAATGTGTTAGGGATTCAACTACTGCAAAAGCAATTAGAGCAAGAATTTTAAAAGTCTTAAACCTTAAATCCCCAAAAGATTTACTTAATTGTAGTACAGAACAGCTAATAACTGCGCAAAATAAAGTGTGTAATGGAGCGCAGGGAACAAATTATTTTGGTCCGGTTTTAGACGGTCAAATCATTACCAATGATGCCTACGAATACATAAAAAATAACCCTGATACCAAAAAAAGATTTTTAATCGGCACCAATAAAGTGGAAAGTAAATTGTTCATTAATATGGATAAACGCTTAAATAAGCCAAAAAAGAAGGTATTATTCGATTGGTTTGGAAACAATTCGCATTTGGTTCTAAAACAGTTTAAAAAAGCAAAAAAAACTATCGGCCAGGATTCTGCTGCTAAAATGGTGCTTACCCAATATATGTACACAATGCATTCTTATCGCCTTGCGGATTTACTTTCGCAAACAAATAACAATGTCTGGATGTATCGATTTGATTATAGCAAGGATGGGAAAGGTGCATCACATGCGGATGAACTAGCTTACGTTTGGTATCTACCTAATCAGAAAAGCCTTAATATAAACAGTAATTTGGCAGTTGAAATCCACCAAAATTGGGTAAATTTTATCCGCGGAAAAGGACCACAAAAAGAATGGAGCAATTTAAAAAGCTATAAACCAATTATGGTATTTGATCAAGTTTCTAAGTTCGAATATCCTGCAACGATTTTTAACGATCTAAAATATCCAACTGCAGGTTTTATTTTAAATTAA
- a CDS encoding GDSL-type esterase/lipase family protein codes for MRKHIIIIFLFQIIFISAFAQNKPNFWDDVQAIKKYDQMFKSPINPILFVGSSSIRKWDDLAYIFSEYKALNRGIGGAVINDITFYLNDIVFPYQPRQIVLYVGENDLTGETTTADSVLNRTINLYKLIRAKLPTVPIVYISMKPSPSRDKFREKAIAANALIKQYLSTEKNTAFVDVYSLMLTKDGKNRPELFVGDMLHMNASGYAIWQKAVKPYLLKR; via the coding sequence ATGAGAAAACATATCATAATCATATTTCTATTCCAAATCATATTCATTAGCGCTTTTGCACAAAACAAGCCTAATTTTTGGGATGACGTACAAGCGATAAAAAAATATGATCAAATGTTTAAATCACCCATTAATCCAATACTATTTGTAGGCAGCTCATCCATTAGGAAATGGGATGACTTAGCTTATATATTTTCAGAATATAAGGCTTTAAACCGTGGCATTGGTGGGGCCGTAATAAATGATATCACATTTTATTTGAATGATATAGTGTTTCCATACCAACCTCGCCAAATTGTATTATATGTTGGTGAAAATGATTTAACAGGCGAAACCACAACCGCCGATTCGGTATTAAATAGAACAATTAATTTATATAAACTTATAAGGGCAAAATTGCCAACAGTGCCAATAGTTTATATTTCAATGAAACCAAGTCCTAGTCGCGATAAGTTTAGAGAAAAGGCAATAGCCGCTAATGCTTTAATTAAACAGTATTTATCGACAGAGAAAAATACTGCTTTTGTAGATGTTTATTCACTAATGCTTACTAAAGATGGTAAAAACAGACCCGAATTATTTGTTGGCGATATGCTACACATGAATGCTAGTGGCTATGCCATTTGGCAGAAAGCAGTAAAACCTTATTTGTTAAAACGTTAA
- a CDS encoding helix-turn-helix domain-containing protein, with protein sequence MNISERIDFITKNHIHVCRSSTLKSHFRDLTTLRRWPYFFVLFSTGNELLHCIENERVHVPLGHFLFVGPDRYHSFIDGQDGDFWVLYFDYGFYARTPNDAYFIQNNPLFFDLDKIYISKPAIDISEYVALQMEFLEKLITKIQTPLVIDIIHNAVQAILLRSTFLSQGLQNPEVQYNNIEDRKIANQFRELLHIHYQQEKKLDYYANALKTTPRRLNQAITNIYGRSAKQLVTEKIFEESKSLLAHSFLTIKEISYSMGFTEENNFSAFFTKHSGYSPKKYKNLQLNISAV encoded by the coding sequence ATGAATATCAGTGAAAGGATAGATTTTATTACTAAAAATCATATTCACGTTTGCCGTTCTTCTACTTTGAAATCTCATTTTAGAGATTTAACAACCCTTAGGCGTTGGCCGTATTTCTTTGTTTTATTTTCAACGGGAAATGAATTGCTACACTGTATAGAAAACGAGCGTGTTCATGTGCCATTAGGTCATTTTCTTTTTGTTGGCCCTGATCGCTACCATAGTTTTATTGATGGTCAAGATGGAGATTTTTGGGTTTTGTATTTTGATTACGGCTTCTATGCCAGAACACCAAACGATGCTTATTTCATTCAGAATAATCCATTATTTTTTGACCTGGACAAAATTTACATCAGTAAACCAGCAATTGATATATCAGAATATGTAGCGTTGCAGATGGAATTTTTAGAAAAGCTGATCACTAAAATACAAACCCCTTTAGTGATAGATATCATTCACAATGCTGTTCAAGCGATATTATTACGTTCCACTTTTCTTTCACAAGGTCTTCAAAATCCAGAGGTACAATACAACAATATCGAAGACAGAAAAATTGCTAATCAATTTAGGGAGCTGTTACATATTCATTATCAACAGGAAAAAAAGCTAGATTACTATGCAAATGCTTTAAAAACTACACCCAGGAGGCTTAATCAAGCCATAACTAACATTTACGGTCGTTCCGCAAAACAATTAGTAACCGAAAAAATATTCGAAGAATCTAAAAGTTTACTTGCCCATAGCTTTTTAACCATTAAAGAGATTAGTTATAGCATGGGTTTTACGGAAGAAAATAATTTTAGCGCTTTCTTTACCAAGCACTCTGGCTACAGCCCAAAAAAATACAAAAATCTTCAATTGAATATTAGTGCCGTTTAG
- a CDS encoding fimbrial biogenesis chaperone, which translates to MKKTLHFSLFLILLFPTWSFAQTGLSVTPPRVYFTVAPGGMQRQKITVSNVSKTSTLDLSISLNDWSYDEKGNNQIHEPGSTNVSCALWVAILPSTFFSLSPGEHRDIEIQVTPPASLQDSLPVHTAMLYVSQLNPIDDVNEKGTNIKVAVRTGIKLYQRLPISRMANLDIQNFSLVKNDLILKFANIGNVWADGTATCELLNRQTGKKIALKDVIFYSLPGNKRDVYFNLPTTLEKGEYVASAILNYGDDVTVKLAELEFKHE; encoded by the coding sequence ATGAAAAAAACGCTGCATTTCTCGCTGTTTCTCATACTTTTATTTCCTACATGGAGCTTTGCTCAAACCGGTTTATCCGTAACACCGCCAAGAGTTTATTTTACAGTAGCTCCAGGTGGCATGCAACGCCAAAAAATAACGGTAAGTAATGTAAGTAAAACTTCTACACTTGATTTGAGCATTTCTTTAAATGACTGGTCTTACGATGAAAAGGGGAATAATCAAATTCACGAACCCGGAAGCACCAATGTTTCTTGCGCCTTATGGGTTGCCATATTACCATCTACATTTTTTTCTCTATCGCCAGGTGAGCACCGTGATATCGAAATTCAAGTGACTCCGCCTGCATCACTTCAAGATAGTTTACCAGTTCATACTGCAATGCTTTATGTAAGTCAGCTAAACCCTATTGATGACGTTAATGAAAAAGGAACGAATATAAAAGTAGCTGTAAGAACAGGAATTAAGCTTTACCAACGCCTTCCAATAAGTCGTATGGCGAATTTAGATATTCAAAATTTTTCTTTAGTAAAGAATGATCTTATTTTAAAATTTGCAAATATTGGAAATGTGTGGGCAGATGGTACCGCAACTTGTGAACTTTTAAATAGGCAAACTGGTAAAAAAATAGCTCTAAAAGATGTAATATTTTACTCCCTCCCTGGTAATAAACGAGATGTTTATTTCAATCTTCCCACCACACTAGAAAAAGGAGAATATGTAGCATCTGCAATATTAAATTATGGTGATGATGTAACGGTTAAACTAGCAGAATTGGAGTTTAAACATGAATAA
- a CDS encoding TIM-barrel domain-containing protein: MRKLYFTVTAASFFLLPLLSFSQNIPYQKTDNGIIIQPESNSASIGKQIKIEVISDRIIHAIISPTSNFSLEPSLMVIPVKSKPTYSVTEETNYVQLKTQSLIVEVNKHSGQIKYQDLSGKSILEEKNQGLRSFNAVSNDGEASYQIVQTFNSPKEEALYGLGQHQDDMMNYKGKQVLLLQNNTDVAIPFLLSNKNYGILWDNYSITKVGDIRDYQPLSSLKLFSKDGDQGWLTASYSDKKTGQEFIKRAESDIDYSFLSDMKKFPDGFKLDKELVKWEGRIASGYAGIHHFQVKYAGYIKIWINGELLVDKWRQAWNPGSAVVETEMLKDKKYDFKIEWLPDGGESYLALKCLTPIAEAEQNQYAFSSEAGDEINYYFVSGANADEVISGYRTLTGKAVLLPKWAMGFWQSRERYKTQEDLLGVVKAFRDRKIPLDNIVLDWQYWKPDSWGTHEFDKSRFPDAEAMIKTLHDHYKVRLMISVWPKFYSGNSNYDLMNKNGFLYKRNIIEGRKDWLGFQSTFYDAFNPEARTLFWSLMNKSLYKKGIDAWWMDATEPDIHSNLPIYERKQIMSPTYLGSASKYFNAFPLQNSKGVYEGQRKENPNDRVFILTRSAYGGLQRYAAATWSGDIASRWEDMKSQISAGINFSLSGLPYWTMDIGGFSVERRYEKPNQTDLAEWRELNTRWYQFGAFVPLFRSHGQFPFREIYNIAPADHPAYKSMLFYNKLRYRLMPYIYALAGNSYQKDYTLMRGLMMDFGNDLNVKNIGDQYMFGPSLLINPVYKYGATNRKVYLPEGKGWYDLYAGNFVKGGQTITAKAPYNRMPIFVKAGAIIPYGPEIQYTTEKPADPITLYVYAGNNGEFSLYEDEVLNYNYEKGAFSTINFSYNEASKSLKIANRIGEFKGMMKNRTFNILLITPKKAKPLDFNQQPDKTIRYTGKEVIIKF, from the coding sequence ATGAGAAAGCTTTATTTTACAGTAACTGCCGCTTCCTTTTTTCTACTTCCCTTACTTAGCTTTTCGCAAAATATTCCTTATCAAAAAACGGATAATGGGATAATCATTCAGCCAGAAAGCAATAGTGCTTCCATTGGTAAACAGATAAAAATTGAGGTCATTTCTGATCGCATAATTCATGCAATCATTTCGCCTACCAGTAATTTTTCACTCGAACCTAGCTTAATGGTTATTCCGGTAAAATCCAAGCCAACATATTCGGTTACAGAGGAGACAAATTATGTACAGCTTAAAACCCAATCGCTCATAGTAGAAGTAAATAAACATAGCGGTCAAATTAAATATCAAGATTTAAGCGGCAAAAGTATCCTTGAAGAGAAAAACCAAGGTTTAAGGTCTTTCAATGCTGTTTCTAACGACGGCGAAGCCAGTTATCAAATTGTCCAGACATTTAATTCACCGAAGGAAGAAGCGCTTTATGGCTTGGGTCAACATCAGGATGATATGATGAATTATAAAGGAAAGCAGGTTTTGTTACTTCAAAATAACACAGATGTGGCCATTCCTTTTCTTTTGAGCAATAAAAATTATGGCATCCTTTGGGATAATTATTCCATTACAAAAGTTGGAGATATCAGAGATTATCAACCACTTTCCAGCTTAAAATTATTTTCTAAGGATGGAGATCAGGGTTGGTTAACAGCATCTTATTCAGATAAAAAAACAGGACAAGAATTTATTAAAAGAGCGGAATCGGATATTGATTATTCCTTCTTAAGCGACATGAAAAAATTTCCTGATGGTTTTAAACTTGATAAAGAATTGGTAAAATGGGAAGGAAGAATTGCTTCTGGCTACGCTGGTATACACCATTTCCAGGTTAAATATGCAGGATATATAAAAATTTGGATAAACGGTGAATTACTGGTTGATAAGTGGCGGCAAGCTTGGAATCCTGGTTCGGCAGTTGTAGAGACTGAAATGCTAAAAGATAAAAAGTATGATTTTAAAATTGAATGGTTGCCAGACGGTGGTGAATCTTATTTGGCCTTAAAATGTTTAACACCAATAGCCGAAGCCGAACAAAATCAATATGCTTTTTCATCTGAAGCAGGCGATGAAATTAATTATTATTTTGTTTCAGGAGCTAATGCAGACGAAGTTATTAGTGGTTATAGAACATTAACAGGCAAGGCGGTTTTACTACCAAAATGGGCGATGGGTTTTTGGCAAAGTAGAGAAAGATATAAAACTCAGGAAGATCTTTTAGGCGTAGTTAAAGCTTTCAGGGATCGAAAAATTCCTTTAGATAATATTGTGCTCGATTGGCAATATTGGAAACCAGATAGCTGGGGCACACATGAGTTTGATAAAAGTCGTTTCCCCGATGCTGAAGCAATGATTAAAACGCTTCATGATCATTATAAGGTTCGCTTAATGATTTCCGTATGGCCAAAGTTTTATTCGGGCAATTCCAACTATGATTTGATGAACAAAAACGGGTTTTTATACAAACGAAATATTATTGAAGGACGAAAAGATTGGCTAGGTTTTCAATCTACTTTTTACGACGCATTTAATCCAGAAGCTCGGACTTTATTTTGGAGTTTGATGAATAAATCGCTCTATAAAAAAGGTATCGATGCATGGTGGATGGACGCAACTGAGCCTGATATTCATTCTAATTTGCCCATTTACGAACGGAAACAAATTATGTCGCCTACTTATTTAGGCTCTGCTTCAAAATATTTTAACGCTTTTCCGCTTCAAAATTCTAAAGGAGTTTACGAAGGGCAACGTAAAGAAAATCCAAACGACAGGGTATTTATTTTAACACGTTCTGCTTATGGCGGTTTACAGAGATACGCTGCAGCCACTTGGAGCGGTGATATTGCATCCCGTTGGGAAGATATGAAATCGCAAATCTCTGCGGGTATAAACTTTTCTCTATCTGGCTTGCCTTATTGGACGATGGATATCGGTGGTTTTTCTGTAGAGCGGAGGTATGAAAAGCCAAATCAGACAGATTTAGCAGAATGGAGAGAATTAAATACAAGATGGTATCAATTTGGTGCTTTTGTTCCGCTATTTAGAAGTCATGGGCAATTTCCATTTAGAGAAATTTACAATATTGCTCCAGCGGATCATCCTGCTTATAAAAGCATGTTGTTTTACAACAAATTGCGCTACCGATTAATGCCTTATATATACGCTTTGGCAGGAAATTCTTATCAAAAGGATTACACACTAATGCGTGGATTAATGATGGACTTTGGAAACGATTTGAATGTTAAAAACATTGGTGATCAGTATATGTTCGGTCCGTCGTTGTTGATTAACCCAGTTTATAAATACGGTGCAACCAATCGCAAAGTTTATTTGCCTGAAGGTAAAGGATGGTATGATTTATATGCTGGTAACTTTGTTAAAGGTGGACAAACCATCACTGCAAAAGCACCGTATAATCGAATGCCAATTTTTGTTAAAGCTGGTGCTATTATTCCTTACGGACCAGAAATTCAGTATACAACTGAAAAACCAGCAGATCCAATAACTCTTTACGTTTATGCAGGTAATAACGGAGAATTTTCTCTTTATGAGGATGAAGTATTGAATTATAATTATGAAAAAGGTGCATTTTCCACCATCAACTTTAGTTATAACGAGGCATCAAAATCTTTGAAAATTGCTAATCGAATAGGTGAGTTTAAAGGAATGATGAAAAACCGAACGTTTAACATTTTACTGATAACACCTAAAAAAGCCAAGCCTTTAGATTTTAATCAGCAGCCAGATAAAACGATTCGTTACACAGGAAAGGAAGTTATAATTAAATTTTAA